The sequence CCACCATGGCATTTCGAAGCATGGCACGGTCCGGGAGCCAAGCCGAGGTTACTCGACGTAGTCCTCGAGCTTCAGTTGCGGCGCTTCCATCTTCCGCTGGTCCGGGCGGCGGATCCGGCGCTGCATTTCGGACTGGACGCGGTTGAACGTGTCGAGCTCAATGAGCGCCTCGTGCTTTCCGCGCTTGATCCCCCCGTTCAGACGAGAGAGGCCGCAATACACCGGGTTGCTCAGGATGTTCGCGATCGTCTGGCTGGCCCAGGCCCGCCCCGTCTTCGTCCGGAAGCCCTCCCGGTTCAGTTCCTGGCAGATTTTGGCGATGCCCTTCCCCTCGAGGTAGCGGCGGAAGATGATGGACACGACCCGTGCCTCCTCGGGGCGGATCTGGAGGGCTCCGTTCACGTAGTCGTAGCCGTACGGGCTGGCGTAGGCGAGGAAGGAATTCGTCTTCTTCGTGGCCGCGTTGAGCGCCTCGGCGCTCTGCTGCCCGCGTGCGCGACGCACGACCTCGCGCTCGTTGAGGTTCCTTTCCATGCAGAGCCGACGGAGCGCCTCCTCCTCGTCGTCCACCCCGTAGTGCTGGAGCATCTCTCGGGTGGATCCGAACCGCATGTACACTTCCCAGAACAGGAGGCCGTCCGTCGGGGCCGTGTCCGCGCAGTGCTTGCAGAGGATCACCTTCTCCCTCCGCACGGTCGGATCGCCGCGGGGATTCGCGTCGACCTCGTGGTTCACGAGATTCTTGGTCCCCCAGCACCGCTGGCACCGGCCGTCGGGCACGCCTCAGGCCTCCAGGGTCAGAGGCGGCTCGTGTGCGGTGGCGAACGGGGCGCGCGCTCGGATGGCTTGCTGCACCGCATTGAACGTTGCGGCGGGTACGATGGGCTCGTGCTCGGCCTTCCGCTCGAACCGGTCCCACCGAAGATGACCTGCGTAGACGGGGTTGT is a genomic window of Thermoplasmata archaeon containing:
- a CDS encoding recombinase family protein is translated as MPDGRCQRCWGTKNLVNHEVDANPRGDPTVRREKVILCKHCADTAPTDGLLFWEVYMRFGSTREMLQHYGVDDEEEALRRLCMERNLNEREVVRRARGQQSAEALNAATKKTNSFLAYASPYGYDYVNGALQIRPEEARVVSIIFRRYLEGKGIAKICQELNREGFRTKTGRAWASQTIANILSNPVYCGLSRLNGGIKRGKHEALIELDTFNRVQSEMQRRIRRPDQRKMEAPQLKLEDYVE